A portion of the Chryseobacterium tructae genome contains these proteins:
- a CDS encoding phosphoribosyltransferase-like protein produces the protein MGGNFEFNRENVRQVELLLPKLKYSVLPTDIIKWLENFEDKDIPHALDILKVFEYIPFNEFMNRINSLLRKIYEMIPIGERAIIFPYGKVGKSGTLVTYPLRHTNSYKKRGYKAVTSGLFPRKSKQDYDIITHDLKNISNPDDFQHIIFLDDFIGSGNTFLKAIEEKETEEWLKVNKLKKYFLLSSIIMEEGEQKILKDFPFDLIIKSEKRYKAFHPKNSIFNLFKNNQEISKLIKTYGNEIYVNYNPPTKTPLGYDDSESLISFFHGTPNNTFPIIWGDNKWYPLFPRKAERRISDASKFKRTIKYYLLLCEKLGIDIIEGKKKIDGFTDHRKDETIIRKEQNHAVVALLYLKNRGLENIFICQLLGLTLDELHDVYIEAKNKGLIGIGYKDITNKGLELLKGLRNLSRKFSIREETEKNFLIKEENSIYIPYTFMGMK, from the coding sequence ATGGGAGGAAATTTTGAATTTAATAGAGAAAATGTTAGGCAAGTAGAGCTGCTTCTACCTAAGCTCAAGTATTCTGTTTTACCAACTGATATTATTAAATGGTTAGAAAACTTTGAAGATAAAGATATTCCTCATGCTTTAGATATTTTAAAAGTCTTTGAATATATCCCATTCAATGAGTTTATGAATAGAATCAATAGCTTACTAAGAAAAATTTACGAAATGATTCCCATTGGTGAAAGAGCCATTATTTTTCCTTATGGAAAGGTTGGTAAAAGCGGGACTTTAGTTACTTATCCATTAAGACATACAAATTCTTATAAAAAAAGAGGGTATAAGGCTGTAACTTCGGGGCTTTTTCCTAGAAAAAGTAAACAGGACTATGATATTATCACTCATGATTTAAAAAATATTTCTAATCCAGATGATTTTCAACATATTATCTTTTTAGATGACTTTATTGGAAGTGGTAATACATTTCTCAAAGCCATTGAAGAGAAAGAGACTGAGGAATGGTTAAAAGTTAATAAGCTTAAAAAATATTTCTTATTAAGTTCAATTATAATGGAGGAAGGAGAGCAAAAAATTTTAAAAGACTTTCCTTTTGATTTAATCATTAAATCCGAAAAAAGATATAAAGCTTTTCATCCTAAAAATTCTATTTTTAATTTATTTAAAAATAATCAAGAAATTTCAAAACTTATTAAAACCTATGGGAATGAGATTTATGTAAATTATAACCCTCCTACCAAAACTCCTTTAGGGTATGATGATAGTGAGTCTTTAATATCTTTTTTTCACGGAACTCCCAACAATACATTTCCTATTATTTGGGGAGATAATAAATGGTATCCTCTTTTTCCTCGAAAAGCTGAAAGAAGAATCTCAGATGCTTCGAAATTTAAAAGGACTATAAAATATTATCTTTTATTATGTGAAAAGTTAGGGATTGATATTATTGAAGGAAAAAAGAAAATTGATGGTTTTACAGATCATCGTAAAGACGAAACGATAATTAGAAAAGAGCAGAACCATGCAGTTGTAGCTCTCCTATATTTAAAAAATCGGGGATTGGAAAATATATTTATTTGCCAATTATTGGGATTGACATTGGATGAGTTGCATGACGTTTATATTGAAGCAAAAAATAAAGGTTTGATTGGCATTGGTTATAAAGATATTACCAATAAAGGATTGGAGCTTTTAAAAGGATTAAGAAATCTATCTAGAAAATTTAGTATAAGGGAAGAAACGGAAAAAAATTTTTTAATAAAAGAAGAAAATAGTATATATATACCTTATACGTTCATGGGAATGAAATAA
- a CDS encoding reverse transcriptase family protein has product MNSFPIERFIALAKEKGHSEDYIEACVGYAKKLMTNQYPVLFTLEHLAIAMGVKSSFLRWLIGDLKTQDIVTNPIFELKQKRYQLFSIKKRRGGRREIMAPDKDLKYIQKWITFNILDKYPLKESCKGFRQNISIKDNALVHEGASKILKVDLLKFYDTITEERVYGVFKNMGYQGNLAVSLSKLCTYKHSSKYWNSFKSKEKEILSYYIKEMPAILPQGCPSSPMLANIIASKMDFRFEELAKKMNFSYSRYADDLTFSIKENGILPSVSFINKIITDEGFYMNSEKVKYMLKGQKQYVTGLTVTNGVHTSKKYRKKIARHIHFCRKFGVERHLTKVREDFLGYTTLNFHDWLYGHICFIHSIDKEYSEQLLKDFNKINWFI; this is encoded by the coding sequence ATGAATTCATTCCCAATTGAACGTTTTATTGCATTAGCAAAAGAAAAAGGACATTCTGAAGATTATATCGAGGCTTGCGTTGGATATGCTAAAAAACTAATGACAAATCAATATCCAGTTCTTTTTACGTTAGAACATTTAGCTATTGCAATGGGAGTTAAGTCTAGCTTTCTTCGGTGGCTTATTGGAGATTTAAAAACCCAAGATATAGTAACAAACCCAATATTTGAACTTAAACAAAAGAGATATCAATTATTTTCAATTAAGAAGAGAAGAGGAGGTAGGAGAGAAATAATGGCTCCAGATAAAGATCTTAAATATATTCAAAAATGGATTACGTTTAATATCCTAGATAAATACCCATTAAAAGAGAGTTGTAAAGGTTTTAGACAGAATATATCGATAAAAGACAATGCCTTAGTACATGAAGGTGCATCTAAAATCTTAAAAGTAGATCTTTTGAAATTTTATGATACTATTACAGAAGAGCGAGTATATGGTGTATTTAAAAATATGGGATATCAAGGTAACCTAGCTGTAAGTTTATCAAAATTATGTACTTATAAACATAGTTCTAAATATTGGAATAGCTTTAAATCCAAAGAAAAAGAAATTCTATCTTATTATATAAAAGAAATGCCTGCAATTTTACCCCAAGGATGTCCATCAAGTCCTATGCTTGCAAATATTATTGCCTCTAAAATGGATTTTAGATTTGAAGAGCTGGCAAAGAAAATGAATTTTTCCTATTCTAGATATGCAGATGATCTAACTTTTTCAATTAAAGAGAATGGAATTTTACCATCAGTCTCGTTTATAAATAAGATTATTACAGATGAAGGGTTTTATATGAACTCTGAAAAAGTGAAATACATGTTAAAAGGGCAAAAACAATATGTCACAGGACTCACTGTAACTAATGGAGTTCATACTTCAAAAAAATATAGAAAAAAAATAGCAAGACATATCCATTTTTGTCGAAAATTTGGTGTCGAAAGACACCTCACTAAAGTTCGTGAAGATTTTTTAGGATACACAACATTGAATTTTCATGACTGGTTATATGGTCATATTTGTTTTATACATTCAATTGATAAAGAATATAGTGAACAATTATTAAAAGATTTTAATAAGATTAATTGGTTTATATAA
- a CDS encoding type IA DNA topoisomerase, producing the protein MKLCIAEKPSVARDIAKVLGATMPKQGYMEGNGYCVTWTFGHLCTLKEPHDYSPQFKSWNLFSLPIIPSSFGIKLIPNKGVENQFKVIERLVEECDEVINCGDAGQEGELIQRWVLQKAKCNKPVQRLWISSLTEDAIKEGFASLKPAEDYKNLYLAGNARAIGDWLLGINATRLFTKKFGGNKAVLSIGRVQTPTLAMLVQRQKEIDAFTTEEYWELKTKYREVIFNAAIDRLKTLERAEKGLEYLKVNPFEIVSFEIKEGKEKNPRLFDLTGLQVEANKKYGYSAESTLNYVQSLYEKKHVTYPRVDTTYLSDSLYPKIEGILKKMYPYQELIAPLLEAPIPKSKAVFDDTKVTDHHAIIPTEVPPSQNLSREEKLIYDLIAKRFIAVFYPECKISNTLVEGKVGTIPFKTSGRQILEPGWRTVYAKEPKEESTDKDKEKEKEEEQTIPEFIVGETGPHDPMIHQGKTTPPKPYTEATLLRAMETAGKQVEDEELREMLKNNGIGRPSTRANIIETLFKRKYIEKKRKNLIATQTGIQLIDTIEDELLKSPELTGEWESKLRKIEKGEYEANLFKEELIQMVTELTDKVVYGKGKVITLQDEEKEEVKEKKKREPAQKKELQSWEETKCPKCKEHNLIKGKTAVGCSDFKNCGFKITFEIFGKKLSDKQLLDLVIKGKTSKLKGFNAHPGGLAEGVLSLADDFQVQLA; encoded by the coding sequence ATGAAATTATGTATTGCCGAAAAACCAAGTGTTGCCAGAGATATTGCCAAAGTATTAGGTGCTACCATGCCTAAACAAGGCTATATGGAGGGGAACGGCTATTGCGTAACATGGACGTTCGGACACCTTTGTACGCTTAAAGAACCTCACGACTACAGTCCACAGTTCAAATCCTGGAATTTATTTTCATTACCCATTATTCCCAGCAGTTTTGGGATTAAGCTGATTCCCAATAAAGGGGTAGAAAATCAGTTTAAAGTCATTGAAAGGTTAGTAGAGGAATGTGATGAGGTCATTAACTGTGGGGATGCCGGGCAAGAAGGAGAATTGATCCAACGTTGGGTGTTGCAGAAAGCAAAATGTAACAAACCTGTTCAGCGTTTATGGATCTCTTCATTGACGGAAGATGCGATCAAAGAAGGTTTTGCAAGTTTAAAGCCTGCAGAAGATTATAAAAATCTTTATCTGGCGGGTAATGCCAGAGCAATAGGCGATTGGCTGTTAGGAATCAATGCAACAAGGCTTTTTACTAAGAAATTTGGTGGAAATAAAGCCGTACTTTCTATTGGAAGGGTACAGACTCCTACATTAGCGATGCTGGTTCAACGTCAGAAAGAAATTGATGCCTTTACCACAGAGGAATATTGGGAACTGAAAACTAAATATCGTGAAGTAATTTTCAATGCGGCCATTGATCGTTTAAAAACATTAGAACGCGCAGAAAAAGGATTGGAATACCTTAAAGTAAATCCATTTGAAATCGTTTCTTTCGAAATTAAAGAAGGAAAAGAAAAGAATCCAAGACTTTTTGACTTGACAGGATTACAGGTAGAAGCCAATAAAAAATACGGATATTCAGCGGAAAGTACATTGAACTATGTTCAGAGTCTTTATGAAAAGAAGCATGTCACCTATCCGCGTGTTGATACCACTTATTTATCAGATAGTTTATATCCGAAAATAGAAGGGATTCTTAAAAAAATGTATCCTTACCAAGAGTTGATTGCTCCTTTACTGGAAGCTCCGATTCCAAAATCAAAAGCAGTATTTGATGATACAAAAGTAACCGATCACCACGCGATTATTCCTACGGAAGTTCCTCCTTCTCAAAATCTGAGCAGAGAAGAGAAACTGATCTATGATCTGATTGCTAAGCGTTTTATTGCCGTTTTCTACCCTGAATGTAAAATTTCTAATACTTTGGTAGAAGGTAAAGTAGGAACTATTCCTTTCAAAACCAGCGGAAGACAAATTCTGGAACCGGGATGGAGAACGGTGTATGCCAAAGAGCCTAAAGAAGAATCTACAGACAAGGATAAGGAGAAGGAAAAAGAGGAAGAACAAACCATTCCTGAATTTATTGTTGGAGAAACCGGACCACATGATCCGATGATTCACCAAGGAAAAACCACGCCACCAAAACCTTATACGGAAGCAACCCTACTGAGAGCAATGGAAACTGCCGGAAAACAGGTTGAAGATGAAGAACTGCGTGAAATGTTGAAAAACAACGGGATCGGAAGACCATCTACCCGTGCCAATATCATCGAAACACTGTTCAAAAGAAAGTATATTGAAAAGAAGAGAAAAAACCTGATTGCGACTCAAACAGGAATTCAGCTTATCGATACCATTGAAGATGAACTTCTAAAAAGCCCTGAATTAACCGGAGAATGGGAATCCAAACTTCGTAAAATTGAAAAAGGAGAGTATGAAGCTAACCTTTTCAAAGAAGAATTGATTCAGATGGTTACAGAACTTACCGATAAAGTAGTGTACGGAAAAGGAAAGGTGATTACTCTGCAGGACGAAGAAAAAGAAGAAGTGAAAGAAAAGAAAAAAAGAGAGCCTGCGCAGAAAAAAGAACTTCAGTCTTGGGAAGAAACAAAGTGTCCGAAATGTAAGGAACATAACCTAATTAAAGGCAAAACAGCTGTAGGATGTTCTGATTTCAAAAATTGTGGTTTTAAAATTACCTTTGAAATATTTGGAAAAAAACTGTCTGATAAACAGCTTTTAGATCTTGTAATAAAAGGAAAAACTTCCAAGTTAAAAGGGTTCAATGCTCATCCTGGAGGGTTGGCAGAAGGAGTACTTTCTTTAGCAGATGATTTCCAGGTACAGCTTGCTTAA
- a CDS encoding AraC family transcriptional regulator, producing the protein MEDFKIEPFLHSENSLHFITTKGISDLLSTRPTQLFQPHKILFNCIHLFCEGEGTITIDFKTIPIKEKHILFVSPNQICQFDTPVHYKSRIMIFTEEFLCQNSTQTQFYSETSLFNDPLNIRYFNLGDRFEEVLALFGYIKSELNRPYREVQSTILNNYLFNILLIAEEISINSKINLEFCGDKLLVARFKSLVNKNLDRHLSLDSYCEELKIALRTLQKAFLKVEKETPKQWLINRMILEIKRNLMYNQLNVSEISYNLGFKELTNFTKFFKSKTGLTPTQFRKSIER; encoded by the coding sequence ATGGAAGATTTTAAAATTGAACCTTTTCTGCATAGTGAAAATAGTCTTCATTTTATCACAACAAAAGGAATATCTGATCTTCTATCGACTAGACCTACTCAACTTTTCCAGCCGCATAAAATATTATTTAACTGCATTCATCTTTTTTGTGAAGGCGAAGGAACAATTACTATTGATTTTAAAACAATACCTATTAAGGAAAAACATATTTTATTTGTTTCCCCGAATCAAATCTGCCAATTTGATACTCCTGTTCATTATAAAAGCAGAATAATGATCTTCACTGAGGAGTTTCTTTGTCAGAACAGTACCCAAACTCAATTTTATAGTGAAACCAGTTTGTTTAATGATCCCTTGAATATACGATATTTCAATTTAGGAGACAGGTTTGAAGAAGTATTAGCTTTATTCGGTTACATAAAAAGTGAATTGAACAGACCTTATAGAGAGGTACAAAGCACCATATTAAATAATTATTTGTTTAACATACTTTTGATTGCGGAAGAGATATCCATAAATTCTAAAATCAACCTGGAATTTTGTGGAGATAAACTTTTAGTGGCCAGATTTAAATCACTGGTAAACAAAAATTTAGACAGACACCTAAGCCTAGACTCCTATTGTGAAGAATTGAAGATAGCTCTTCGAACACTTCAAAAAGCTTTTCTTAAAGTGGAAAAGGAAACCCCAAAACAGTGGTTAATTAACAGGATGATTTTAGAAATTAAAAGAAATTTGATGTATAATCAATTAAATGTGAGTGAGATTTCTTATAATTTAGGATTTAAAGAGCTTACCAATTTTACTAAATTTTTTAAGTCAAAGACAGGACTGACTCCAACGCAATTCAGGAAGTCTATAGAAAGATAG
- a CDS encoding PaaI family thioesterase, with product MTPEKKKLMTDSFGRSETLKFYNAELLEVETDFVSIKIPKMEMMTRKAGMFNGAMIASLVDVSAGYAAVSHYPEDCYVVTVELK from the coding sequence ATGACCCCAGAGAAAAAGAAACTCATGACAGACAGCTTCGGACGTTCAGAAACGCTGAAATTCTATAACGCAGAACTCCTGGAAGTAGAAACTGATTTTGTTTCTATTAAAATTCCCAAAATGGAAATGATGACCAGAAAAGCAGGCATGTTCAATGGGGCAATGATAGCTTCTCTTGTGGATGTTTCTGCAGGATATGCAGCGGTGAGCCATTATCCGGAAGATTGCTATGTGGTAACCGTTGAATTAAAGTAA
- a CDS encoding phage holin family protein translates to MNLIIRLFVTAIVAYLLTKILPGVHFEGFSSAIIFAIVLGVLNIFVKPVLSLFGLPLTILTLGFFALVINAGIILIADYFIDSMVVDGFWWAFIFSILLSIVTSLANSMFSDGE, encoded by the coding sequence ATGAACTTAATTATCCGCTTGTTTGTCACTGCAATAGTGGCTTATCTTTTAACTAAAATTTTACCGGGAGTACATTTTGAAGGTTTTTCTTCAGCCATTATCTTCGCCATTGTACTTGGGGTTTTAAACATATTTGTAAAGCCTGTTTTAAGTCTGTTTGGACTTCCGCTTACCATTCTAACGTTAGGATTCTTTGCCTTGGTCATTAATGCCGGAATTATCCTGATTGCTGATTACTTTATAGACAGTATGGTCGTAGATGGATTCTGGTGGGCATTTATTTTCAGTATTCTATTGTCAATTGTTACTTCACTGGCAAACTCGATGTTCTCAGATGGAGAATAA
- a CDS encoding T9SS type A sorting domain-containing protein encodes MKKIILFSSIFLSTFFFSQLTINPMATHYYNAYQATISGSGTIYYTTDGSTPTLSSSSAINSIQIPIDQNKEIKAFLVNGQGVTSAIMSKKYYTGSIPSAVIYFKTPSKWLSGSCIMVDMVNPNTIDGLIIDTLWPGITMQPATCDLWYKVTRNFENANVRFNNCSLFENIPQTISTDLIPMGSTLYYDFTDGVLTSPPSCLSLSSHETVQKNKEVFIKVYPNPVSDILKVNTDQHFQEYEIIDSSGKIVSKNQFVSEIPISHLVAGNYFIKLKTQQGNLVLLKFIKK; translated from the coding sequence ATGAAAAAAATTATACTCTTCTCTTCCATCTTTTTATCGACGTTCTTTTTTTCACAGCTCACGATAAATCCGATGGCAACTCATTATTATAATGCTTATCAGGCAACAATTTCCGGAAGCGGAACCATATATTATACGACTGATGGAAGCACTCCTACATTAAGTTCAAGCTCAGCTATTAATAGTATACAGATTCCTATTGATCAGAATAAAGAAATCAAAGCCTTTCTTGTCAATGGGCAGGGAGTTACCTCAGCCATAATGAGCAAAAAATATTATACAGGAAGCATTCCTTCCGCTGTTATTTATTTTAAAACGCCTTCCAAATGGCTAAGTGGCAGCTGTATTATGGTTGATATGGTGAACCCTAATACAATTGACGGACTTATCATTGATACCTTATGGCCGGGTATCACCATGCAGCCTGCAACATGTGACTTATGGTATAAAGTAACCCGGAATTTTGAAAATGCCAATGTACGTTTTAATAACTGCTCTCTTTTTGAAAACATTCCTCAAACGATCAGTACCGATTTGATTCCGATGGGAAGCACTTTGTATTATGACTTTACAGACGGAGTACTTACTAGCCCGCCATCATGTTTATCATTGTCAAGCCATGAAACAGTACAGAAAAATAAAGAGGTATTCATCAAAGTATATCCAAATCCTGTGTCTGATATTTTAAAAGTAAATACAGATCAACATTTTCAGGAATATGAGATTATAGACAGCAGTGGAAAAATAGTTTCAAAGAATCAATTTGTAAGCGAAATTCCGATCAGTCATCTTGTTGCAGGAAATTATTTTATAAAATTAAAAACCCAACAGGGAAATTTAGTTCTTTTAAAGTTTATTAAAAAATAA
- a CDS encoding S9 family peptidase, whose amino-acid sequence MKLKYSLLALAAPLLMNAQQLMTPEILWTLKKVGVQAVSPDQASLIYKVGQVDLKTEKTKNENYFLNVLNHEASKIDFGKKALIQWDKNGIYAQEGDKIYLSKDAGKTWSEFYTIGDVDNIVISPDGKRIAFSKQVLVEKLMGKDKYSDTPKTTAQVYTDLNHRHWDYFNEGKYNHVFVVNTSDKVEAAKDLLEGKTWDSPQRPFGGAEDFVWSPDSAQLLYVTKPKSGKEYSTSTNTDIFAYDLATGATKNLTESNKGYDINPKFSPDGKSLIWQSMARDGYEADKNDVKILDWKSGKTTNLTAGWDDSVSGDVLWGADSKTIYFTAAYRGTKQLFSLDSKSAKVQQITKGDFDVNEIFTDNKTSLIVGRTDVNHATELFSVNLKNGEMKQVTEANKDAYAKLAQGKSELKMVKTSDGKEMGVWFHYPPNFDPNKKYPTLVYCQGGPQSALTQYFSVRWNFALMTANDYIVVAPNRRGMPGWGTKWNEDISRDWGGQPMRDYLAATDYAKTLPYVDGDRVAAVGASYGGYSVFMLAGIHENRFKTFIAHDGLFDMKSWYLTTEELWFANWDLGSPWEKPQPKAYTEFNPSNFVEKWNKPIMIVQGGIDFRVPYEQGQEAFQAAKLRGLKSKLVYFPNENHWVLHPQNGLVWQREFFDWLKETL is encoded by the coding sequence ATGAAACTTAAGTACAGCCTGCTGGCTCTGGCAGCTCCGCTTTTAATGAATGCACAACAACTAATGACGCCTGAAATTCTTTGGACTTTGAAAAAAGTGGGAGTACAGGCAGTTTCACCGGATCAAGCATCCCTTATTTATAAAGTAGGACAAGTAGATCTGAAAACAGAAAAGACAAAAAACGAGAATTACTTCTTGAATGTTCTTAATCATGAGGCTTCTAAAATCGATTTTGGTAAGAAAGCATTGATCCAATGGGATAAAAATGGGATCTATGCTCAGGAAGGAGACAAGATTTATCTTTCAAAAGATGCTGGAAAAACCTGGTCAGAATTCTATACTATTGGTGACGTTGACAATATCGTTATTTCTCCGGATGGGAAAAGAATTGCTTTCAGTAAGCAGGTTTTGGTAGAAAAACTAATGGGGAAAGACAAATACAGTGATACTCCTAAAACTACGGCTCAGGTATATACCGATCTTAACCACAGACACTGGGATTACTTCAATGAAGGAAAATACAACCACGTATTTGTAGTCAATACTTCAGATAAAGTAGAGGCTGCTAAAGATCTTTTAGAAGGGAAAACATGGGATTCTCCTCAAAGACCTTTCGGTGGTGCTGAAGATTTTGTTTGGAGTCCCGATTCTGCCCAGCTTTTATATGTTACCAAGCCTAAAAGTGGTAAAGAGTACTCAACCAGTACCAATACTGATATCTTTGCTTATGATTTAGCTACAGGAGCTACGAAGAACCTTACAGAATCAAACAAAGGATATGATATCAATCCGAAATTCAGCCCTGATGGCAAATCTTTAATTTGGCAAAGTATGGCCAGAGATGGTTATGAGGCTGATAAAAATGATGTAAAAATCTTAGACTGGAAATCAGGGAAAACAACAAACCTTACAGCAGGTTGGGATGACAGCGTTTCCGGAGATGTACTTTGGGGTGCAGATTCAAAAACAATCTATTTTACCGCTGCATACAGAGGAACAAAACAGCTTTTCTCTCTAGATTCAAAATCGGCAAAAGTACAGCAAATCACAAAAGGGGATTTTGATGTAAATGAAATTTTTACAGATAACAAAACTTCACTTATAGTAGGTAGAACTGATGTAAACCATGCTACAGAACTATTCTCTGTAAACCTTAAAAACGGAGAAATGAAGCAGGTTACTGAAGCGAATAAAGATGCTTATGCTAAGTTAGCACAAGGGAAATCTGAACTTAAAATGGTGAAAACTTCGGATGGCAAAGAAATGGGCGTATGGTTCCATTATCCACCGAATTTTGATCCTAACAAAAAATATCCGACATTGGTATACTGCCAGGGTGGGCCACAGTCTGCATTAACACAATATTTCAGTGTAAGATGGAACTTTGCTCTAATGACAGCAAACGATTATATCGTAGTCGCTCCAAACAGAAGAGGAATGCCAGGTTGGGGAACAAAATGGAATGAAGACATTTCAAGAGATTGGGGTGGCCAGCCAATGAGAGATTACCTAGCCGCTACAGATTATGCTAAAACATTACCTTATGTAGATGGGGACAGAGTAGCAGCAGTAGGAGCAAGTTATGGTGGATACAGTGTATTTATGTTAGCGGGAATCCATGAAAACAGATTCAAAACATTCATTGCCCATGATGGACTATTCGATATGAAATCATGGTATCTGACCACTGAAGAACTTTGGTTTGCAAACTGGGATCTTGGTTCTCCATGGGAAAAACCACAGCCAAAAGCTTATACAGAGTTTAACCCAAGCAACTTTGTAGAAAAATGGAACAAACCGATTATGATCGTTCAGGGTGGAATTGATTTCCGTGTACCCTACGAGCAAGGGCAAGAAGCTTTCCAGGCAGCAAAATTAAGAGGATTAAAATCTAAATTGGTTTATTTCCCGAACGAAAACCACTGGGTACTTCATCCACAAAACGGATTGGTATGGCAAAGAGAATTCTTTGACTGGTTAAAAGAAACATTGTAA